The following coding sequences lie in one Streptomyces albofaciens JCM 4342 genomic window:
- a CDS encoding heavy metal translocating P-type ATPase, with translation MTSTSSHGRTHPAPTAPADASTRSTPAPAPPPPPRRGRLLALPEVRWAALAALTFLSAFPLDLMGAPAWTWGPLYAVCYAAGGWEPGLAGLRALRERTLDVDLLMVVAAVGAAAIGQFPDGGLLIVIFAVSGALEALATRRTEDSVRGLLDLAPSTAVRLTADGREETVEAAALRVGETVLVRPGERLPADGTVLDGASEVDQATITGEPLPVDRTAGDEVFAGTLNGTGALRIRVGKDASESALARIVAMVEEAGRTKAPTQVFIEKVEQRYSAVVVLVTLALFALPLLLGADFTATLLRAMTFMIVASPCAVVLATMPPLLSAIATAGRHGVLVKSAVAMEALGAVTRVAMDKTGTLTEGAPRVAGVRPLGGADERRVLALAAAAELPSEHPLARAVIAAARERGLRVSGAREFSSVPGRGVRAVVEGRVVQVGSAAALLSAGAPGSTDGLAEELVREARAGAEEVAAAGHTAVAVLVDARPVAVLALTDRLRPGAPGAVARLHRLTGTDVTLLTGDHARAAARTAEECGITDVRAGLLPQDKVAAVRAWQDRGEKVLVVGDGVNDAPALAAAHSGVAMGRVGSDLALETADAVVVRDETGAVPTVVALSRRARRLVVQNLVIASVCIGALVTWDLAGHLPLPLGVLGHEGSTVLVGLNGLRLLRTTAWRRAEAA, from the coding sequence ATGACGTCCACGTCCAGTCACGGCCGTACGCACCCGGCACCGACCGCGCCGGCCGACGCGTCCACCCGCAGCACACCGGCCCCGGCGCCACCGCCTCCCCCGCGCCGCGGCCGGCTCCTCGCCCTGCCCGAGGTGCGCTGGGCCGCCCTCGCCGCGCTCACCTTCCTGTCGGCCTTCCCCCTCGACCTGATGGGCGCCCCGGCCTGGACATGGGGGCCGCTCTACGCGGTGTGCTACGCGGCCGGCGGCTGGGAGCCCGGCCTCGCGGGGCTGCGCGCGCTGCGCGAACGGACCCTGGACGTCGATCTGCTGATGGTCGTGGCGGCGGTCGGCGCGGCGGCGATCGGACAGTTCCCGGACGGCGGCCTGCTGATCGTGATCTTCGCGGTCTCGGGCGCGCTGGAGGCCCTGGCCACCCGGCGCACCGAGGACTCCGTGCGCGGCCTGCTCGACCTCGCGCCCTCCACCGCCGTACGGCTGACGGCCGACGGCCGGGAGGAGACCGTCGAGGCGGCCGCGCTACGGGTGGGCGAGACCGTCCTCGTACGCCCCGGGGAGCGGCTGCCCGCCGACGGCACCGTGCTGGACGGCGCGAGCGAGGTGGACCAGGCCACCATCACGGGTGAGCCGCTGCCGGTGGACAGGACGGCGGGCGACGAGGTGTTCGCCGGGACGCTGAACGGCACCGGAGCGCTGCGGATACGGGTCGGCAAGGACGCTTCGGAATCGGCGCTCGCCCGGATCGTGGCGATGGTCGAGGAGGCGGGCCGGACCAAGGCGCCCACCCAGGTCTTCATCGAGAAGGTGGAACAGCGCTACTCCGCCGTGGTGGTGCTGGTGACCCTGGCGCTGTTCGCGCTGCCGCTGCTGCTCGGCGCGGACTTCACCGCGACCCTGCTGCGGGCCATGACCTTCATGATCGTGGCGTCGCCGTGCGCGGTCGTGCTGGCCACCATGCCGCCGCTGCTGTCCGCCATCGCCACCGCCGGACGGCACGGCGTCCTGGTCAAGTCGGCCGTGGCGATGGAGGCGCTGGGCGCGGTGACGCGGGTGGCGATGGACAAGACCGGCACGCTCACCGAAGGCGCGCCGCGGGTCGCGGGGGTGCGCCCGCTGGGCGGCGCGGACGAACGGCGGGTGCTCGCGCTCGCCGCCGCGGCGGAGCTGCCCAGCGAACACCCGCTGGCCCGCGCCGTGATCGCCGCCGCACGGGAACGCGGACTGCGCGTGTCCGGCGCGCGGGAGTTCTCGTCCGTGCCGGGGCGGGGTGTGCGGGCCGTGGTGGAGGGGCGCGTCGTACAGGTCGGCAGTGCGGCGGCGCTGCTGAGCGCGGGGGCGCCCGGGAGCACCGACGGGCTTGCCGAGGAGCTGGTGCGCGAGGCGCGCGCCGGCGCGGAGGAGGTGGCGGCCGCCGGTCACACCGCGGTGGCCGTCCTGGTGGACGCCCGGCCCGTCGCCGTACTGGCCCTCACCGACCGGCTGCGCCCCGGCGCTCCCGGGGCGGTGGCCCGGCTGCACCGCCTGACCGGCACCGACGTGACCCTGCTGACCGGCGACCACGCGCGGGCCGCCGCCCGTACGGCCGAGGAGTGCGGCATCACGGACGTACGGGCCGGCCTGCTGCCGCAGGACAAGGTGGCCGCGGTCCGCGCCTGGCAGGACCGCGGGGAGAAGGTGCTGGTGGTCGGCGACGGCGTGAACGACGCGCCCGCGCTGGCCGCCGCCCACAGCGGCGTCGCCATGGGCCGGGTGGGCTCCGACCTGGCACTGGAGACGGCCGACGCGGTCGTGGTGCGCGACGAGACCGGGGCGGTGCCCACCGTCGTCGCGCTCTCGCGCCGGGCGCGCCGGCTGGTGGTGCAGAACCTGGTCATCGCATCGGTGTGCATCGGCGCGCTGGTCACCTGGGACCTCGCCGGACACCTGCCGCTGCCGCTGGGCGTACTGGGACACGAGGGTTCGACCGTCCTGGTCGGCCTCAACGGGCTACGGCTGCTGCGCACCACGGCCTGGCGACGGGCCGAGGCGGCCTGA
- a CDS encoding ArsR/SmtB family transcription factor → MGHGVDGRTTPAAHLDADAAATIAATLQALATPSRLMILTRLRQGPCPVGELADAVGMEQSAVSHQLRLLRALGLVTGSRRGRRIVYSLYDTHVAQLLDEAVYHIEHLRLGARDLPDTAEAEEADEAGAAARARAGARAEAKPLGR, encoded by the coding sequence ATGGGACACGGAGTCGACGGCAGGACCACACCGGCAGCGCATCTGGACGCGGACGCCGCCGCGACCATCGCCGCCACCCTTCAGGCGCTGGCCACGCCGTCGCGGCTGATGATCCTCACCCGGCTGCGGCAGGGGCCCTGCCCGGTGGGCGAGCTGGCCGACGCGGTCGGCATGGAGCAGTCAGCGGTCTCCCACCAGCTGCGGCTGCTGCGGGCGCTGGGCCTGGTCACCGGCTCCCGCCGGGGCCGCCGGATCGTCTACAGCCTGTACGACACCCATGTCGCCCAGCTCCTCGACGAGGCCGTCTACCACATCGAGCACCTGCGGCTCGGCGCCCGCGACCTGCCCGACACGGCGGAGGCGGAAGAGGCCGACGAGGCCGGTGCGGCCGCCCGAGCCCGCGCCGGGGCCCGCGCCGAGGCGAAACCCCTCGGCCGCTGA
- a CDS encoding NAD(P)/FAD-dependent oxidoreductase codes for MERPRVLIVGGGFAGVECARGLEHGLSAETAEIVLVTPNNYELYLPLLPHVAAGVVTPQSIAPSLRRILRRTRLVPGGVIGIDTAAKVCVVRLITGEITDVRYDRLVLTPGSITRTFDIPGLTEYARGMKTLAEAAYIRDHVIAQLDIAAASTDPEERAARLQFVVVGGGYAGTETVAYLQRLTSAAAKRYPRLDPTQIKWHLIDIAPKLMPELGERLGQKALELMRRRGTEVSLGVSVAEVTEDCVEFTDGRVLPCRTLIWTAGVAASPLIGTLGAETVRGRLIVDADLTVPGMPDVLACGDAAAVPDLEKGAGAVCPPTAQHASRQGKHAARNIIAGLRGAPRTAYRHKDLGLVVDLGGIDAVSKPLGYELTGLPAQVAARGYHLLALRTGVARFRTVANWLINATAGDDFVRTGFQAEKPATLRDFERTDVYLSQEDVRERLAAHGTG; via the coding sequence ATGGAACGACCCAGAGTCCTGATCGTGGGCGGTGGCTTCGCCGGAGTGGAGTGCGCGCGGGGCCTGGAGCACGGCCTGTCCGCGGAGACGGCCGAGATCGTGCTCGTCACGCCCAACAACTACGAGCTGTACCTGCCGCTGCTGCCGCACGTCGCCGCCGGCGTGGTCACCCCGCAGTCGATCGCCCCCTCCCTGCGGCGGATCCTGCGCCGGACGCGCCTGGTGCCCGGCGGGGTGATCGGCATCGACACCGCGGCGAAGGTCTGCGTCGTACGGCTGATCACGGGTGAGATCACGGACGTGCGCTACGACCGCCTGGTGCTGACGCCGGGCAGCATCACCCGCACCTTCGACATCCCCGGGCTGACGGAGTACGCGCGGGGCATGAAGACGCTGGCCGAGGCCGCGTACATCCGGGACCACGTCATCGCCCAGCTCGACATCGCCGCGGCCTCGACGGACCCGGAGGAGCGGGCGGCGCGGCTCCAGTTCGTCGTCGTGGGCGGCGGCTACGCGGGCACCGAGACGGTCGCCTACCTCCAGCGGCTGACCAGCGCGGCCGCGAAGCGCTACCCGCGGCTGGACCCGACCCAGATCAAGTGGCACCTCATCGACATCGCACCGAAGCTGATGCCGGAACTGGGCGAGCGGCTCGGCCAGAAGGCGCTGGAGCTGATGCGGCGGCGCGGCACGGAGGTGTCGCTCGGTGTCTCGGTCGCCGAAGTGACCGAGGACTGCGTGGAGTTCACGGACGGGCGGGTGCTGCCGTGCCGGACGCTGATCTGGACCGCGGGCGTGGCGGCCTCCCCGCTCATCGGCACGCTCGGCGCGGAGACCGTGCGGGGCCGGCTCATCGTGGACGCCGACCTGACCGTACCGGGCATGCCGGACGTGCTGGCCTGCGGTGACGCGGCGGCCGTACCGGACCTGGAGAAGGGCGCGGGCGCGGTCTGCCCGCCCACCGCGCAGCACGCCTCGCGGCAGGGCAAGCACGCCGCCCGCAACATCATCGCCGGGCTGCGCGGGGCGCCGCGCACGGCGTACCGGCACAAGGACCTCGGCCTGGTCGTGGACCTCGGCGGCATCGACGCGGTGTCCAAGCCGCTGGGGTACGAGCTGACCGGGCTGCCCGCCCAGGTGGCGGCGCGCGGCTACCATCTGCTGGCGCTGCGCACCGGTGTCGCCAGGTTCCGCACCGTCGCGAACTGGCTGATCAACGCCACCGCCGGGGACGACTTCGTACGCACCGGCTTCCAGGCCGAGAAGCCCGCGACGCTGCGGGACTTCGAGCGGACCGATGTGTATCTGTCGCAGGAGGACGTGCGGGAGCGGCTGGCGGCGCACGGCACGGGGTGA
- a CDS encoding GNAT family N-acetyltransferase: protein MSAPPPHDPGITLRPLRPEHLPAVLELGSRVYDTDAMPYTGWSLTAVATHLDASVPACRVALAGERLAGFVLGSMTFEQREDWGYLEWIAVDPEFQGRGVAGRLVEECCTALTAAGASSVITDVEVGNTASAALMRRNGFTEGVTVTLFVRPGTGAAPHRGGISLPHFARTGRPRPTHRDSR from the coding sequence ATGTCCGCCCCGCCCCCGCACGACCCCGGGATCACCCTGCGCCCGCTGCGGCCCGAGCACCTTCCGGCCGTGCTGGAGCTGGGCTCGCGTGTCTACGACACCGACGCCATGCCGTACACCGGCTGGTCGCTGACCGCCGTCGCCACCCACCTGGACGCGTCCGTGCCCGCGTGCCGGGTCGCCCTGGCCGGTGAGCGGCTCGCCGGGTTCGTGCTCGGCTCGATGACCTTCGAGCAGCGCGAGGACTGGGGCTATCTGGAGTGGATCGCGGTGGACCCGGAGTTCCAGGGGCGCGGGGTGGCCGGCCGGCTGGTCGAGGAGTGCTGCACGGCGCTGACCGCGGCGGGCGCCTCTTCCGTGATCACCGATGTCGAGGTGGGCAACACCGCGTCGGCCGCGCTGATGCGCCGCAACGGCTTCACCGAGGGCGTCACCGTCACCCTCTTCGTACGGCCCGGCACCGGCGCGGCCCCGCACCGCGGCGGCATCTCCCTGCCGCACTTCGCCCGCACCGGGCGCCCCCGGCCCACCCACCGCGACAGCCGCTGA
- a CDS encoding SLC13 family permease produces MSTAVAETVSLLLLVCVLVFAVRRPGGAPEAVVAVPAAGLLVVAGAVSPSAAWQQVHTLLPVVGFLAAVLVLAHLCAREGLFEAAGAALARRCAGRPRLLLAGVFVLAAAVTAVLSLDATVVLLTPVIVATAAHAGARARPHLYACAHLANSASLLLPVSNLTNLLALGAAGLSFTRFAALMALPWVVAVVFEYVVFRRFFGAELREGAGDGAPRTGTDRDGEPSGGEEPSGGEDGMPAEPPPLPVFALVVLSLTLAGFVVTSFAGLNPAWAALAGVLVLGIRALARRETTVTGVVGAAKPYFCLFVLALGIVVQAVVDNGLGDAVDRLLPEGASLPALLGVAASAALLANVINNLPAVLALLPVAAHGGAGPVLAVLIGVNLGPNLTYVGSLATLLWRRTLHDRGNAPDVGTFTRLGLLTVPAGLVLSTLALWGALQVIGS; encoded by the coding sequence GTGAGCACCGCCGTCGCCGAGACCGTCTCCCTCCTGCTGCTGGTCTGCGTCCTGGTCTTCGCCGTACGGAGGCCGGGCGGCGCTCCCGAGGCGGTGGTGGCCGTGCCGGCGGCGGGCCTGCTCGTGGTGGCCGGCGCGGTGTCGCCGTCCGCCGCCTGGCAGCAGGTCCATACGCTGCTGCCGGTCGTCGGCTTCCTGGCCGCCGTGCTGGTGCTGGCGCATCTGTGCGCCCGGGAAGGGCTCTTCGAGGCGGCCGGCGCGGCCCTGGCGCGGCGCTGTGCGGGGCGGCCGCGGCTGCTGCTGGCCGGTGTCTTCGTGCTCGCCGCCGCGGTCACCGCGGTGCTCAGCCTGGACGCGACGGTGGTGCTGCTGACGCCGGTCATCGTGGCCACCGCCGCGCACGCCGGCGCCCGCGCCCGGCCCCACCTCTACGCGTGCGCCCACCTGGCGAACTCCGCCTCGCTGCTGCTGCCCGTCTCCAACCTCACCAACCTGCTGGCGCTCGGCGCCGCCGGGCTGTCCTTCACCCGCTTCGCTGCCCTGATGGCGCTGCCGTGGGTCGTGGCGGTGGTCTTCGAGTACGTGGTGTTCCGGCGGTTCTTCGGGGCGGAACTGCGGGAGGGGGCCGGGGACGGGGCGCCGCGTACGGGCACGGACCGGGACGGGGAACCGAGCGGGGGCGAGGAACCGAGCGGGGGCGAGGACGGCATGCCCGCGGAGCCGCCGCCGCTGCCCGTCTTCGCGCTCGTGGTCCTCTCGCTCACCCTCGCCGGGTTCGTGGTCACCTCGTTCGCCGGGCTGAACCCCGCCTGGGCGGCCCTGGCCGGCGTACTGGTCCTCGGGATACGCGCGCTCGCGCGCCGGGAGACCACCGTGACCGGTGTCGTGGGCGCGGCCAAACCGTACTTCTGCCTCTTCGTGCTGGCCCTGGGCATCGTGGTGCAGGCGGTCGTGGACAACGGTCTCGGCGACGCCGTCGACCGGCTGCTGCCCGAGGGGGCCTCACTGCCCGCCCTCCTCGGCGTGGCCGCGTCCGCCGCGCTGCTCGCCAACGTCATCAACAACCTGCCCGCGGTACTGGCGCTGCTGCCGGTCGCGGCGCACGGCGGCGCCGGTCCCGTCCTCGCGGTACTGATCGGCGTCAACCTCGGCCCGAACCTGACGTACGTCGGCTCGCTGGCCACACTCCTGTGGCGGCGCACCCTCCACGACCGCGGCAACGCGCCGGACGTGGGCACCTTCACCCGGCTCGGCCTGCTGACCGTACCGGCGGGCCTGGTCCTGTCGACGCTGGCGCTGTGGGGGGCGTTGCAGGTCATCGGGTCCTAG
- a CDS encoding STAS domain-containing protein yields the protein MVEQGWSFTSRERVVGATTVVELGGEVDILAATALGLRLDEITGSGHPDLVLDVRGVTFIDCCGISMLCRARRRTQVKAGRLRLAGVAESPSVLRLLRLTGLLSTFDLCLDPGADPGADPVFGLVGEAGADLRAENGCPCTRPHAEGPGHPATPGAPTDSAVA from the coding sequence ATGGTGGAACAGGGATGGAGCTTCACGAGCCGGGAGCGCGTGGTGGGCGCGACCACGGTGGTGGAACTGGGTGGCGAAGTGGACATCCTCGCGGCGACCGCGCTGGGGCTGCGGCTCGACGAGATCACCGGTAGCGGCCACCCCGATCTCGTGCTGGACGTGCGGGGCGTGACGTTCATCGACTGCTGCGGCATCTCCATGCTGTGCCGCGCCCGGCGGCGTACGCAGGTCAAGGCGGGCCGGCTGCGTCTGGCCGGAGTCGCCGAGAGCCCGAGCGTGCTGCGGCTGCTGCGGCTGACCGGCCTGCTGTCCACCTTCGACCTCTGCCTCGACCCGGGCGCCGACCCGGGCGCCGACCCGGTGTTCGGCCTCGTCGGCGAGGCCGGTGCGGACCTTCGGGCGGAGAACGGCTGCCCGTGCACCCGTCCGCACGCCGAGGGCCCGGGGCACCCGGCCACTCCGGGCGCCCCCACGGACAGCGCCGTCGCCTGA
- a CDS encoding glutathione peroxidase, with translation MSLYDIPLRTLNGEPASLADHRGKALLVVNVASRCGLTPQYSGLERLQQQYADRGFSVLGFPSNQFAGQEPGSAEEIATFCSTTYGVSFPLFEKTDVNGPDRHPLYEELTRTPDSVGEAGDVQWNFEKFLIGADGTVVGRFRPRTEPEAAELTEAIEAALPN, from the coding sequence GTGAGCCTGTACGACATCCCCCTGCGCACCCTGAACGGCGAGCCCGCCTCGCTGGCCGACCACCGGGGCAAGGCCCTCCTGGTGGTCAACGTGGCGTCCCGGTGCGGCCTGACGCCGCAGTACTCGGGCCTGGAGCGGCTCCAGCAGCAGTACGCCGACCGCGGCTTCAGCGTCCTGGGCTTCCCCAGCAACCAGTTCGCGGGCCAGGAGCCGGGCAGCGCCGAGGAGATCGCCACGTTCTGCTCGACCACGTACGGGGTCAGCTTCCCGCTGTTCGAGAAGACGGACGTCAACGGCCCGGACCGGCATCCGCTGTACGAGGAGCTCACCCGCACCCCCGACAGCGTGGGAGAGGCCGGTGATGTGCAGTGGAACTTCGAGAAGTTCCTCATCGGCGCCGACGGCACGGTGGTGGGGCGGTTCCGGCCCCGGACCGAGCCGGAGGCGGCGGAGCTGACGGAGGCGATCGAGGCGGCGCTGCCGAACTGA
- a CDS encoding ArnT family glycosyltransferase: MSATTFVDRPPALRSPHARWRFWHTPAGRPRWERPALLGIAALAALLYAWNIADSDYAGYYAAAVRSMSESWKAFLFTSFDPGSTVTLDKAGGFLWPQALSARIFGFSNWALTLPQCVEGVVSVLVVHRTVRRWRGPAAGLLAAGALTLTPVVASMFGHALLEAPLTMCLVLAADQGARAMVSGRLRPLLLAAVWVGLAFQAAMMQAWIIVPAMAVAYFVVSPATLRKRLGHLLTAGAVLCAVSLSWVLLMTVVPQDSRPYVDGSRNNSALSMVFGYNGFDRLGAGWNMDAANSVQAGAATGQGGAVRGGGAQAGTQGGAQTDAKSGAGTSGRPTAGGDGSQLAVGAPTTGWLKLFRAPLTQQIGWLFPLALCALVLGLVTRRKQPRTDPVRGGYLLWGGWLLTAAAVMSAINVPHATYMSALAPGLAALSAAGVVTLWRAYRKGTGTGAGTGAAARPGGLRAWALPGTVAVQAAWAVHLVSGHADWVPWLIPLIVVAALASLGLLVYGAVRARHEGSGPKPADTPSSAKQGVHLRRIGTAGLIAGCLTMAAAPATWSLSVLDPRYTGSAHSASAGPQDTTIGTPAHLTDTQRKILDYVERRKGTAEYTFSAALLSAEPYIRLGGAAVLPLGGFAAGTEPVTLETYRRLVASGKLRFALVGDRSTAGTSQTARINRWVRSACEKVDPSAYGGETGAGAGKANGSGPRTGTGPSQAGSGQPQAGTRQPQAGGGANQSLYRCSPEDARN, translated from the coding sequence ATGTCCGCCACAACCTTCGTGGACCGGCCCCCCGCGCTCCGATCTCCGCACGCCCGCTGGCGGTTCTGGCACACGCCCGCGGGCCGGCCGCGCTGGGAGCGGCCCGCGCTGCTGGGCATCGCCGCACTCGCGGCCCTGCTGTACGCGTGGAACATCGCCGACAGCGACTACGCCGGCTACTACGCCGCCGCCGTCCGCAGCATGTCGGAGAGCTGGAAGGCGTTCCTGTTCACCTCCTTCGACCCCGGTTCCACGGTCACCCTGGACAAGGCCGGCGGATTCCTGTGGCCGCAGGCGCTGTCCGCGCGGATCTTCGGCTTCAGCAACTGGGCGCTCACGCTCCCGCAGTGCGTCGAGGGCGTCGTCTCCGTGCTGGTCGTCCACCGCACCGTACGGCGCTGGCGCGGCCCGGCGGCCGGGCTGCTCGCGGCCGGCGCGCTGACGCTCACCCCGGTGGTGGCGTCGATGTTCGGGCACGCGCTCCTGGAGGCGCCGCTGACGATGTGCCTGGTGCTGGCGGCCGACCAGGGCGCGCGGGCGATGGTCAGCGGCCGGCTGCGGCCGTTGCTGCTGGCGGCGGTCTGGGTGGGGCTGGCCTTCCAGGCGGCGATGATGCAGGCGTGGATCATCGTGCCGGCCATGGCCGTCGCGTACTTCGTGGTCTCCCCGGCGACGCTGCGCAAGCGGCTGGGCCACCTGCTGACCGCGGGCGCCGTGCTGTGCGCGGTCTCGCTCTCCTGGGTCCTGCTGATGACCGTCGTACCGCAGGACTCACGGCCGTACGTGGACGGCTCGCGGAACAACAGCGCCCTGTCGATGGTGTTCGGCTACAACGGCTTCGACCGGCTCGGCGCGGGCTGGAACATGGACGCCGCCAACAGCGTGCAGGCGGGCGCGGCCACGGGTCAGGGCGGCGCGGTGCGGGGCGGCGGTGCTCAGGCCGGCACCCAGGGCGGCGCCCAGACGGATGCCAAGTCCGGTGCCGGGACGTCCGGTCGGCCGACGGCCGGCGGCGACGGGTCGCAACTGGCGGTGGGCGCCCCCACCACCGGCTGGCTCAAGCTCTTCCGCGCGCCGCTCACGCAGCAGATCGGGTGGCTCTTCCCGCTCGCGCTGTGCGCACTCGTCCTCGGCCTCGTCACCCGCCGCAAACAGCCCCGTACGGACCCGGTGCGCGGCGGCTATCTCCTGTGGGGCGGCTGGCTGCTGACGGCGGCCGCGGTCATGAGCGCCATCAACGTCCCGCATGCCACGTACATGTCCGCCCTGGCGCCCGGCCTCGCCGCGCTGTCCGCCGCCGGAGTCGTCACCTTGTGGCGCGCCTACCGCAAGGGGACGGGGACGGGGGCGGGGACCGGCGCCGCGGCCCGGCCCGGAGGGCTCCGGGCGTGGGCGCTGCCCGGCACCGTCGCGGTGCAGGCGGCCTGGGCGGTTCACCTCGTCTCCGGCCATGCCGACTGGGTGCCGTGGCTGATCCCCCTGATCGTCGTGGCCGCGCTCGCCTCGCTCGGTCTGCTGGTGTACGGGGCCGTACGCGCCCGCCATGAGGGAAGCGGACCGAAGCCCGCTGACACACCGTCAAGCGCCAAACAAGGCGTACACCTTCGCCGTATCGGGACCGCCGGGCTCATCGCGGGCTGCCTCACGATGGCGGCCGCCCCCGCCACCTGGTCGCTGTCCGTACTGGACCCGCGGTACACCGGCTCGGCCCACTCGGCCTCCGCGGGCCCGCAGGACACGACCATCGGCACCCCCGCGCACCTGACGGACACCCAGCGCAAGATCCTCGACTACGTGGAACGGCGCAAGGGAACCGCCGAGTACACCTTCTCCGCCGCGCTGCTCTCCGCCGAGCCGTACATCCGCCTCGGCGGTGCCGCCGTCCTGCCGCTCGGCGGGTTCGCGGCCGGGACCGAGCCGGTGACCCTGGAGACGTACCGGCGGCTGGTCGCGTCCGGGAAGCTGCGCTTCGCGCTCGTCGGCGACCGCAGCACGGCCGGCACGTCGCAGACGGCACGGATCAACCGGTGGGTCCGCTCGGCGTGCGAGAAGGTCGATCCGTCGGCGTACGGCGGGGAGACGGGGGCCGGGGCGGGCAAGGCGAACGGGTCGGGACCGCGCACCGGAACCGGGCCGTCGCAAGCCGGATCCGGACAGCCGCAAGCCGGAACCCGGCAGCCGCAGGCAGGGGGCGGCGCGAACCAGAGCCTCTACCGCTGCTCTCCTGAGGACGCGCGGAACTGA
- a CDS encoding M20 family metallopeptidase → MDEPAAVAFARDLIRLRTVNAAGATAVEQPAADLVSRLFTAFGWPHEVTEVVPGRPNVVAVVEGGGGPGRTLMFEGHTDVVTEGDPETWSVDPYGAQIRDGRLWGRGAADMKSGVAAMIYGVRALQQAGPFPGRIVVGVLCDEEGLMLGAKAFAASPAAAGVDGVIVCEPEGYEVCTSARGGIRLRLALHGVMAHGAMPQEGRNPLVAAARIVAALAGAEEWAVRRYGTHPHAGTVTVTPTVLHGGDPDQLNVIPARAVVGIDVRTVPGTDHAELIGHLRQAAEDAAAGVGVTVALTVVDDRPAIETDAGHPVVTALVAGHRQVHGSAPAFGAVPGTTDGTILTRDAGLPTVVYGPGGKWIAHQKDEYVEVREIGEYARVYAAAARHFLDGGGARREGAGA, encoded by the coding sequence GTGGACGAACCGGCCGCCGTGGCCTTCGCGCGGGACCTGATCCGGCTGCGGACGGTCAACGCGGCCGGTGCCACCGCCGTCGAACAGCCCGCCGCCGACCTCGTCTCCCGCCTCTTCACCGCGTTCGGCTGGCCGCACGAGGTGACCGAGGTGGTGCCCGGCCGCCCCAATGTCGTCGCGGTCGTCGAGGGCGGCGGCGGACCGGGCCGCACCCTGATGTTCGAGGGGCACACGGACGTGGTCACCGAGGGCGACCCGGAGACCTGGTCCGTCGATCCGTACGGCGCGCAGATCCGCGACGGCAGGCTGTGGGGCCGGGGCGCCGCCGACATGAAGTCCGGCGTCGCGGCCATGATCTACGGCGTACGGGCGCTCCAGCAGGCCGGTCCCTTCCCCGGCCGGATCGTCGTCGGCGTGCTGTGCGACGAGGAGGGCCTGATGCTGGGCGCCAAGGCGTTCGCCGCGTCCCCGGCGGCCGCCGGGGTGGACGGCGTCATCGTCTGCGAGCCGGAGGGCTACGAGGTGTGCACCTCGGCCCGCGGCGGCATCCGCCTCCGGCTCGCGCTGCACGGGGTGATGGCGCACGGCGCGATGCCCCAGGAGGGCCGTAACCCGCTCGTCGCCGCCGCGCGCATCGTCGCCGCGCTCGCCGGGGCGGAGGAGTGGGCCGTACGCCGGTACGGGACCCATCCGCACGCCGGAACGGTCACCGTCACCCCGACGGTGCTGCACGGCGGCGACCCCGACCAGCTCAACGTCATCCCCGCCCGGGCGGTCGTCGGCATCGACGTGCGGACGGTCCCCGGCACCGACCACGCCGAGCTGATCGGCCACCTGCGGCAGGCGGCCGAGGACGCCGCGGCGGGTGTGGGCGTGACCGTCGCGCTGACCGTCGTGGACGACCGGCCGGCCATCGAGACCGACGCCGGCCACCCGGTCGTCACGGCGCTGGTGGCCGGTCACCGGCAGGTGCACGGCAGCGCACCGGCCTTCGGCGCGGTCCCCGGCACGACCGACGGGACGATACTGACCCGCGACGCGGGCCTGCCGACCGTCGTCTACGGGCCGGGCGGCAAATGGATCGCCCACCAGAAGGACGAGTACGTCGAGGTGCGGGAGATCGGCGAGTACGCCCGGGTGTACGCCGCGGCGGCCCGGCACTTCCTCGACGGCGGCGGCGCCCGCCGCGAAGGCGCCGGCGCATGA